In the Anastrepha obliqua isolate idAnaObli1 chromosome 1, idAnaObli1_1.0, whole genome shotgun sequence genome, one interval contains:
- the LOC129249938 gene encoding ADP-ribosylation factor-like protein 6-interacting protein 1 isoform X1 has product MSVEQKRAYNKLKHDLEPWRNLIVHLDSVLSWEKSFYPAVIAAAITTFYLLLWALDMSTVTTLALAGLFALAIDFVYPSVSRFFFSPDNWNGNQEEQFERVCTQLCNLKLMLGGWYEYLFSAKERKSTLFVTIMSVALLSLAWIGAIINNLLLMYLITMVLTLYPGIQEKGVFYKIKDYFGCAVNSKLQQLREKNKKAD; this is encoded by the exons ATGTCTGTTGAACAG AAGCGCgcttacaataaattaaagcacGACTTGGAGCCGTGGCGTAATCTCATCGTACACCTAGATTCGGTGTTAAGCTGGGAGAAGAGTTTTTATCCAGCAGTCATTGCTGCAGCAATTACGACATTCTACTTGCTGCTATGGGCATTAGATATGTCAACGGTGACAACGCTGGCATTGGCGGGTCTCTTTGCGCTGGCAATAGATTTCGTTTATCCATCAGTGTCGCGGTTTTTCTTCAGCCCAGATAATTGGAATGGAAATCAGGAGGAACAATTTGAGCGAGTCTGCACGCAGTTGTGCAATCTTAAATTAATGCTTGGCGGGTGGTATGAGTACCTCTTCTCTGCTAAGGAGCGTAAATCGACTTTG TTTGTAACCATTATGAGCGTTGCACTGTTGTCACTCGCTTGGATTGGCGCCATAATAAATAATCTACTTCTCATGTATTTGATTACCATGGTGCTGACTTTGTATCCGGGCATACAGGAAAAAGGCGTTTTCTACAAGATCAAAGATTACTTTGGCTGCGCCGTGAACTCTAAACTACAGCAGTTGcgtgaaaaaaataagaaagctgATTAA
- the LOC129235970 gene encoding inhibitor of growth protein 1, with amino-acid sequence MLNPVSTEALLYSATYVDNYIDSVENLPDDVQRHLSRIRDIDVQYRSLLRDVDHYYDLWRSLQNNNASDANCTRRARAIARMQQSLIQAQELGDEKMQIVNLLQELIDHKTRQLDTDQKNLDIKEEMQQQQSRIDQLQHGDDIGGPTPSKQARPSSPTRENNAYCANGGSSGGAGGGGSTPNSERSSHTSNGTMGSGTVNGTSAVGTAAVAGVENQRTVSKRSRRRIENAVANNSNMEFGGNESNSANEGGSNGGGSNERQSGQKASVSSGAGQKKHNTQHQSSGGSGGTGGGSISGTGAGSSNNSGKKKKRKTRGGQSSTQASVREETPPPDPIDPDEPTYCVCNQISFGEMILCDNDLCPIEWFHFSCVSLVLKPKGKWFCPNCRGDRPNVMKPKAQFLKELERYNKEKEEKT; translated from the exons atGTTGAATCCCGTTTCTACTGAAGCGCTCCTTTACTCGGCTACATATGTCGATAATTACATAGACTCGGTGGAAAATCTTCCAGACGATGTACAACGGCATTTGTCACGCATACGTGATATAGATGTTCAGTATAGGA GCCTACTACGTGATGTTGATCACTATTACGATTTGTGGCGTTCGCTCCAAAATAACAACGCCAGTGATGCGAATTGTACAAGGCGTGCTCGAGCTATAGCACGCATGCAACAGAGTCTCATACAAGCACAGGAATTGGGTGATGAGAAAATGCAAATAGTAAATTTATTACAAGAGCTCATCGATCATAAAACACGGCAACTTGATACTGACCAAAAGAACCTCGATATCAAAGAGGAAATGCAGCAACAACAGAGTCGAATTGATCAACTTCAGCATGGCGATGATATTGGAGGTCCTACACCATCGAAACAGGCACGGCCCTCAAGTCCAACTCGAGAAAATAATGCATATTGTGCAAATG GTGGTTCGTCGGGAGGTGCTGGAGGTGGCGGTTCTACACCAAATTCTGAACGATCGAGCCATACAAGTAATGGTACAATGGGCAGTGGCACTGTCAATGGCACCAGCGCCGTGGGGACTGCTGCCGTAGCAGGTGTTGAAAATCAGCGTACGGTCAGTAAACGGTCAAGGAGGCGTATCGAGAACGCGGTCGCTAACAATAGCAATATGGAGTTTGGTGGAAATGAATCAAATTCTGCTAATGAAGGTGGTAGTAACGGAGGTGGTAGTAATGAACGTCAATCAGGACAAAAGGCATCAGTTAGCAGCGGGGCTGGTCAGAAAAAGCACAATACCCAACATCAAAGTAGTGGTGGCAGTGGTGGAACAGGTGGTGGAAGTATTTCCGGCACTGGAGCGGGTAGTAGTAATAATTCTGggaagaaaaagaagagaaagacGCGCGGCGGTCAATCATCAACACAGGCGAGTGTACGCGAAGAAACACCGCCTCCGGATCCTATCGATCCAGATGAGCCAACGTACTGTGTATGCAATCAG atatcTTTTGGTGAAATGATACTCTGCGATAACGACCTGTGTCCCATCGAGTGGTTCCATTTTTCTTGCGTTTCACTAGTGCTAAAACCGAAAGGAAAGTGGTTCTGCCCGAATTGTCGGGGCGATCGTCCAAATGTGATGAAACCGAAAGCGCAATTCCTGAAAGAGCTTGAGCGTTATAACAAGGAAAAGGAGGAAAAAACCTAA
- the LOC129249938 gene encoding ADP-ribosylation factor-like protein 6-interacting protein 1 isoform X2, producing MSVEQRAYNKLKHDLEPWRNLIVHLDSVLSWEKSFYPAVIAAAITTFYLLLWALDMSTVTTLALAGLFALAIDFVYPSVSRFFFSPDNWNGNQEEQFERVCTQLCNLKLMLGGWYEYLFSAKERKSTLFVTIMSVALLSLAWIGAIINNLLLMYLITMVLTLYPGIQEKGVFYKIKDYFGCAVNSKLQQLREKNKKAD from the exons ATGTCTGTTGAACAG CGCgcttacaataaattaaagcacGACTTGGAGCCGTGGCGTAATCTCATCGTACACCTAGATTCGGTGTTAAGCTGGGAGAAGAGTTTTTATCCAGCAGTCATTGCTGCAGCAATTACGACATTCTACTTGCTGCTATGGGCATTAGATATGTCAACGGTGACAACGCTGGCATTGGCGGGTCTCTTTGCGCTGGCAATAGATTTCGTTTATCCATCAGTGTCGCGGTTTTTCTTCAGCCCAGATAATTGGAATGGAAATCAGGAGGAACAATTTGAGCGAGTCTGCACGCAGTTGTGCAATCTTAAATTAATGCTTGGCGGGTGGTATGAGTACCTCTTCTCTGCTAAGGAGCGTAAATCGACTTTG TTTGTAACCATTATGAGCGTTGCACTGTTGTCACTCGCTTGGATTGGCGCCATAATAAATAATCTACTTCTCATGTATTTGATTACCATGGTGCTGACTTTGTATCCGGGCATACAGGAAAAAGGCGTTTTCTACAAGATCAAAGATTACTTTGGCTGCGCCGTGAACTCTAAACTACAGCAGTTGcgtgaaaaaaataagaaagctgATTAA